In Oreochromis niloticus isolate F11D_XX linkage group LG5, O_niloticus_UMD_NMBU, whole genome shotgun sequence, a single window of DNA contains:
- the cox6c gene encoding cytochrome c oxidase subunit 6C, which yields MSLPKPMMRGLLAKRLRFHLPIAFTLALTAAIAFKYTVTEPKKRAYADFYKQYDAVKEFNAMREAGIFESVQPTGK from the exons ATGTCTCTGCCAAAGCCAATGATGAGGGGGCTGCTTGCAAAGCGACTGAGGTTTCACCTGCCCATTGCTTTCACTCTGGCTTTAACAGCTGCAATTGCATTCAAG TACACGGTGACAGAGCCCAAGAAACGGGCCTATGCAGACTTCTACAAGCAGTACGATGCCGTCAAAGAGTTCAACGCCATGAGGGAAGCCGGGATCTTTGAGAGTGTGCAGCCCACTGGGAAGTAA